Proteins encoded within one genomic window of Thioploca ingrica:
- a CDS encoding methionine biosynthesis protein MetW — MVLRNDLALIGEWIAKGSHVLDLGCGDGTLLAHLREMHQVTGYGLEIDDNNIELSIKAGVNVIHTDLNQGLSDFMDNSFDYVVMTQAIQTIRRPDKLLMEMLRLGREGIVTFPNFGHWRARFSLFFSGVMPMSRALPNEWYNTENIHLCTLRDFEKLCDLLDIQVLQRTVVDTKHRTSTAMRLRPNLFGEIALYRFRRKPTKIYLSK, encoded by the coding sequence ATGGTATTACGTAATGATTTAGCCTTGATTGGTGAATGGATTGCTAAAGGCTCACATGTTCTCGATTTAGGTTGTGGTGATGGGACTTTATTGGCACATCTACGTGAGATGCACCAAGTCACGGGATATGGTTTAGAAATCGATGATAATAATATTGAATTGAGTATCAAAGCCGGGGTAAATGTTATCCATACGGATTTGAACCAAGGGTTATCCGATTTTATGGATAATAGCTTTGATTACGTGGTGATGACTCAAGCTATCCAAACCATTCGCCGTCCGGACAAATTACTGATGGAAATGTTACGACTTGGGCGAGAAGGGATTGTGACTTTTCCGAATTTTGGACACTGGCGCGCGCGCTTTTCGTTGTTTTTTAGTGGAGTCATGCCGATGTCACGCGCTTTGCCTAATGAATGGTATAACACCGAAAATATTCATCTATGTACTTTACGTGATTTTGAAAAGCTATGTGACTTGTTGGATATTCAGGTGCTCCAAAGAACGGTCGTTGACACCAAACATCGCACCAGTACCGCTATGCGGTTAAGGCCCAATTTATTTGGGGAGATTGCACTGTATCGATTTCGGCGTAAACCCACTAAAATTTACCTGAGCAAATGA
- a CDS encoding septum site-determining protein MinC, with translation MPSMFHDGSIPALELKGSLLTLMILRLFENDSEKIAEQLAEKVAQAPGLFQQAPIVIDLQALPDDNQTIDLTEIVRLLRTYGFIPVAIRGGNPPQHQLALSLNLGIMVDNSRVERPHRYPEPEPVDPSPPCLTKIVTHPIRSGQQVLALRGDLIVLATVSHGAEILAQRHIHVYGALRGRALAGVNGDCEARIFCQQLDAELVSVAGQYQINEELENHLRGKPAQVYLENDTLKIEPL, from the coding sequence ATGCCTAGCATGTTCCACGATGGGTCTATCCCGGCTCTTGAATTAAAAGGAAGCCTGTTAACTTTAATGATTTTACGCTTGTTTGAAAATGACAGCGAAAAAATTGCCGAACAGTTGGCAGAAAAAGTAGCACAAGCACCAGGATTGTTTCAACAGGCACCGATCGTTATTGATCTACAAGCGTTACCGGATGATAACCAAACCATTGATCTGACTGAGATAGTCCGATTATTGCGTACTTATGGATTTATTCCAGTAGCTATCCGAGGGGGTAATCCACCACAACATCAACTGGCACTGAGCTTAAATTTAGGTATTATGGTTGATAATAGCCGAGTAGAACGCCCACATCGTTATCCCGAACCAGAACCGGTGGATCCTTCGCCACCTTGCCTCACTAAAATTGTGACCCATCCCATTCGTTCTGGGCAACAAGTCTTAGCACTCCGAGGTGATTTAATTGTGCTAGCCACCGTGAGCCATGGAGCCGAAATATTAGCTCAGCGGCATATTCATGTCTACGGGGCATTACGAGGGCGTGCCTTAGCTGGTGTTAATGGAGATTGTGAAGCAAGAATCTTTTGTCAACAATTAGATGCTGAATTGGTATCAGTGGCCGGACAATATCAAATTAATGAAGAATTAGAAAATCATCTTCGCGGTAAACCCGCACAAGTATATTTAGAAAATGATACCTTAAAAATTGAGCCACTGTGA
- a CDS encoding PBS lyase HEAT-like repeat protein, whose amino-acid sequence MITSKSLQANHWPTFITRLQQEDIATQNQALELFETLPPKLAFAAISQLPPLLVANETRHKTLQLLRTIVPLWSKPDTFPGLAQIEAILSDPQEELANRFIALKILGKLGLETTAASVIGLIEPTAEYTENLFALDVYAALGNIPGSLSLEFLTERLAKLDQAKQQWRHQRDQTEASVKSTTTDPCQSSNISDDKGKWLYPQAEFELGYAIARRDPRKSGIELLEHNLARVRNGAWVALGEIKDVELLKTLIQQRADNPDKPHFRHAAYRAIDNMLITFEYKGNKADLADLSKIKDLVKDPATQDRMQWTIYQLKYRCEWLKSCEKP is encoded by the coding sequence ATGATTACGTCGAAATCATTACAAGCTAACCACTGGCCAACCTTTATCACTCGCCTGCAACAAGAAGATATAGCAACTCAAAACCAAGCACTTGAATTATTTGAAACCCTTCCCCCGAAACTGGCTTTTGCCGCTATCTCCCAACTGCCACCTTTACTTGTTGCCAACGAAACGCGACATAAAACATTGCAACTATTACGAACCATTGTTCCCTTGTGGTCGAAACCCGATACGTTTCCTGGCTTGGCGCAAATAGAAGCCATCCTCAGCGATCCACAAGAAGAATTGGCAAATCGTTTCATTGCTTTAAAAATCCTAGGAAAATTGGGACTGGAAACCACGGCAGCTAGCGTGATAGGATTAATTGAACCCACCGCAGAATACACAGAAAACTTATTTGCTTTAGATGTTTATGCCGCTTTGGGTAATATCCCGGGCAGCTTAAGCTTAGAATTCTTAACAGAGCGCCTAGCGAAACTCGATCAAGCAAAACAACAATGGCGCCACCAACGCGATCAAACAGAAGCAAGCGTAAAGTCAACCACCACCGATCCTTGCCAATCCTCAAACATTAGCGATGATAAGGGTAAATGGCTTTATCCCCAAGCTGAATTTGAACTAGGCTATGCCATCGCCCGCCGTGATCCACGCAAATCCGGCATAGAACTCCTCGAACACAACCTCGCGCGCGTTAGAAACGGTGCTTGGGTCGCTTTAGGTGAAATCAAAGACGTTGAATTGCTGAAAACTCTTATCCAACAACGCGCTGACAATCCGGACAAACCCCATTTTCGCCACGCCGCTTACCGTGCTATTGATAACATGTTGATTACGTTTGAATATAAAGGCAATAAAGCCGATTTAGCCGATTTAAGTAAGATTAAAGATCTTGTTAAAGATCCCGCCACTCAGGATCGTATGCAATGGACTATTTACCAATTAAAATATCGCTGTGAGTGGTTAAAATCGTGTGAGAAACCATAA
- a CDS encoding cell division topological specificity factor — MGFFNYFRAAYPQKTASVAKERLQIIVAHERKQRSGQSSTLDYLPLLQKELLAVVRKYVVIADEHIKVNLEKEGDYEILELNITLPDPDNRPTKD; from the coding sequence ATGGGTTTTTTTAATTACTTTCGTGCCGCATATCCCCAAAAAACGGCCTCGGTTGCTAAAGAACGGTTACAAATTATTGTGGCACACGAACGTAAGCAACGCAGTGGTCAAAGTTCAACGCTCGATTATCTCCCTTTATTGCAAAAGGAATTGCTAGCAGTGGTGAGAAAATATGTGGTCATCGCTGATGAGCATATTAAAGTCAATTTAGAAAAAGAAGGCGATTACGAAATTTTAGAACTTAATATTACCTTACCGGATCCCGACAATCGCCCCACTAAGGACTAA
- a CDS encoding peptide chain release factor 2, whose protein sequence is MKHSGGIFDYTIKQERLIEVTRELEDPELWNNPEKAQTLGRERVALTKVVQTIEQLDSQLAEERELLELAQQEEDLNTVTSVCQDLDRLEQRLSQLEFARMFSGEMDAHNAFLDIQSGSGGTEAQDWAEMLLRMYLRWADRRGFTTEVIEISPGDVAGIKSATIQVIGDYAYGWLRTETGVHRLVRKSPFDSGNRRHTSFAAVFIAPEIDDEIDIEINPADLRIDVYRASGAGGQHVNRTESAVRITHLPTNIVVQCQNDRSQHKNKATAMKQLKAKLYEIEIQRRRADQQTIEANKADIGWGSQIRSYVLDKSLIKDLRTGIEIGNTQAVLDGDLDTFIEASLKSGL, encoded by the coding sequence TTGAAGCACTCAGGGGGTATCTTTGACTATACCATTAAACAGGAACGTTTAATAGAAGTTACCCGTGAATTGGAAGATCCGGAACTCTGGAATAATCCAGAGAAAGCGCAAACCCTTGGGCGTGAGCGGGTGGCTTTGACCAAAGTGGTACAAACAATAGAGCAACTGGATAGCCAGTTAGCAGAAGAACGAGAATTATTAGAACTGGCTCAGCAAGAAGAAGATCTAAATACAGTCACTTCGGTATGTCAAGATTTAGACCGCCTAGAACAACGCTTATCACAACTCGAATTTGCTCGAATGTTTTCCGGAGAAATGGATGCACATAATGCGTTTTTAGATATCCAATCTGGTTCTGGTGGCACTGAAGCTCAAGACTGGGCGGAAATGTTGTTACGAATGTATTTACGTTGGGCTGATCGCCGAGGTTTTACCACAGAAGTCATTGAAATTTCTCCAGGTGATGTGGCCGGAATTAAGAGTGCCACCATCCAAGTAATCGGTGATTATGCTTATGGTTGGTTACGAACTGAAACCGGAGTCCACCGTTTAGTACGCAAATCACCTTTTGATTCGGGAAATCGCCGTCATACTTCATTCGCAGCGGTATTTATCGCTCCAGAAATCGATGACGAAATTGATATTGAAATTAATCCCGCCGATTTACGTATTGATGTTTACCGCGCCAGTGGTGCGGGTGGACAGCATGTCAATCGCACTGAATCCGCAGTACGGATCACGCACTTGCCCACTAACATCGTGGTGCAATGTCAAAACGATCGTTCCCAGCATAAAAATAAAGCCACTGCTATGAAGCAATTAAAGGCAAAGTTGTATGAAATTGAAATCCAACGTCGTCGTGCTGATCAACAAACCATTGAAGCCAACAAAGCCGACATTGGTTGGGGTAGCCAAATTCGATCTTATGTATTAGATAAATCGCTGATCAAAGATTTACGAACTGGGATTGAAATTGGCAATACCCAAGCGGTATTAGATGGTGATTTAGATACCTTTATTGAAGCAAGTTTGAAAAGTGGTTTATAA
- a CDS encoding phospho-2-dehydro-3-deoxyheptonate aldolase, subtype 2 — translation MIIIMHPQVTEEEIQGVEKRLKSLGLGANISRGVERTIIGAIGDERQIHKETLQLLPGVEDVIRIVKPYKIVAREWHQADTVINVGGIPIGGKTIQVIGGPCSVETQAQMDLAAQGVAAAGCRLMRGGAFKPRTSPYTFQGKGIEGLEIFRQAAAKYRLPIVTELMDVRYLDIFLEQQVDVIQIGARNMQNFDLLKEVGRIHTPVVLKRGLCATISEWLMSAEYIAAGGNHNIILCERGVRSFEKAYRNMLDVTAIPILKKETHLPVIVDPSHAGGKASLVPALSKAAIAAGADGLLIEMHPNPCDAWCDADQALTPPELNQLMEELRLLAQAVGRDF, via the coding sequence ATGATTATCATCATGCATCCTCAAGTGACCGAAGAGGAAATTCAAGGAGTTGAAAAAAGACTCAAATCACTGGGCTTAGGAGCGAATATCTCTCGTGGCGTTGAACGAACCATTATTGGTGCCATTGGTGATGAACGGCAAATTCATAAAGAAACTTTACAATTACTTCCAGGCGTTGAAGACGTTATCCGAATTGTTAAGCCTTATAAAATTGTCGCTCGTGAATGGCATCAAGCGGATACCGTTATCAATGTCGGCGGGATTCCGATAGGAGGTAAAACCATACAAGTGATTGGTGGACCCTGTTCGGTCGAAACTCAAGCGCAAATGGATTTGGCAGCACAAGGGGTAGCGGCAGCGGGCTGTCGGTTAATGCGGGGTGGTGCTTTTAAACCACGCACCAGTCCCTACACTTTTCAAGGTAAAGGAATTGAAGGGTTAGAAATATTTCGTCAAGCTGCGGCTAAATATCGTTTGCCAATTGTGACCGAATTAATGGATGTGCGCTACCTGGACATTTTCTTAGAACAGCAAGTCGATGTCATCCAAATTGGTGCCCGTAATATGCAAAATTTTGATTTACTTAAAGAAGTCGGCAGAATTCACACGCCGGTGGTACTGAAACGGGGATTATGCGCCACTATTTCGGAATGGTTAATGTCAGCGGAGTATATTGCTGCTGGGGGTAATCACAATATTATTTTGTGTGAACGTGGTGTGCGCAGTTTTGAAAAAGCTTATCGCAATATGTTAGATGTCACCGCGATTCCAATTCTAAAAAAAGAAACTCATTTACCCGTTATTGTTGACCCTAGTCATGCTGGTGGTAAAGCGAGTTTAGTACCAGCATTATCGAAAGCCGCTATCGCCGCTGGCGCTGATGGTTTGCTGATAGAAATGCATCCCAATCCCTGTGATGCTTGGTGCGATGCTGATCAGGCATTAACACCACCAGAATTAAATCAATTAATGGAAGAATTACGATTACTTGCCCAAGCCGTCGGACGTGATTTCTAA
- a CDS encoding PDK repeat-containing protein, with product MNKPCWLKVIILLGWLLSPVSFALQLIDGENFLYDIGQNGVLLKGSLDAYAGMYQLRVNGTNYVGQVTGLSADGREVYYGTFTEPGSGLEIERRVYVSKTQNFARFTEILRNPSDSPLNTTVEIFGKLGSGNHTVAVADQGHFLMTDDVINDISGSKPVLLHYHSQVNNPVAATHTLIGNQLSWVYPVTVPAQAQVRLIYFVAQTQDVAAAQRVATFIYGNPTALYEDIDAAAREQLLNFKPPKPIPRDEGESIPMPFLNLDELRAGTLTETDPWSRQRSAIAADTYALNLEDGDTVTIRMAANFNAYLYLFQDKAGEELLAANDDSAVNTTNAEIVFTADHKATYYLEATAHNQREYGDYSLAILKGAINQPPQAYALEFEQSQLTAPATVTFTDFSHDPDGDIEERCWQFGDGSPLFCDTETSVTHTYDQAGRYSVGLTIRDNEGAYAYHNEPVAISWTPPGPGVVLPVGNTISGELASSDPHSRTRSSAFADQYRITSVTAGQELIITMSSDQFEGSLYLYDEFYQRLHRNDNRSGNQQVQLRYTPTDDGDLLLEATAFKDNTLGKYDLTLELASPTTLPQLLIESSPALDNPLQNLFIARLPESFQATLFRWQFGDDSPVVSTDQAIVSHTYSSEGNMTVTVTAVNANNQSVQGIKTFMINRQSVAPQAWFRVTPLFGEKPLRVFFNNESTFNQLLAKEPLRYLWDFGDGEVATDTNPAHTFQQGGTYHVILQAFSDQQQAAYSVPITVIDRHSIDIPITGIVRERPQVLLAGFDPMLVDVLDTEVKIFAIVRPGSTPLQTVRFIQNGSDFQLIMQQIATYANGDQHYETVFTFQPGSFPVLTLGNLLGDQVGQYRIQAIDQAGQFHTFPNLEFGNNPPLATVPQSLNIEPLHQVGVRRRQPQVLAAGFDPSLLYLNDTLPNLSTASDTQVAVKAIVREGLFPLQSVTFQTNQGDWQLPMHLQEILPNGDKLYVVNYTYPNDQFEKGTLSNLFGEQPNQFTVLVVDQALQTHRFPQVKIGNFSH from the coding sequence ATGAACAAACCCTGTTGGCTGAAAGTCATTATCTTGCTAGGATGGCTCCTATCGCCAGTCAGTTTTGCTTTGCAACTTATTGATGGAGAAAATTTTTTATATGATATAGGTCAAAATGGTGTCTTGTTAAAAGGGAGTTTAGATGCTTATGCCGGTATGTATCAATTACGGGTCAATGGGACTAATTATGTCGGTCAGGTGACGGGATTATCTGCTGATGGACGCGAGGTTTATTATGGAACTTTTACGGAACCGGGGAGTGGTTTAGAAATCGAGCGTCGGGTTTATGTGTCTAAAACTCAAAATTTTGCGCGGTTTACGGAGATTTTACGCAATCCCAGTGATAGTCCATTAAACACGACCGTCGAAATTTTTGGTAAATTAGGTTCCGGAAATCATACGGTCGCTGTGGCGGATCAGGGTCATTTTTTAATGACTGATGACGTTATTAACGATATTTCTGGAAGTAAACCGGTTTTATTGCATTATCACTCCCAAGTAAATAACCCGGTAGCGGCAACTCATACGTTGATAGGCAATCAACTCAGTTGGGTTTATCCGGTCACTGTGCCGGCACAAGCGCAAGTGCGGCTAATTTATTTTGTGGCACAAACTCAGGATGTAGCGGCAGCCCAGCGGGTTGCTACTTTTATTTATGGCAATCCGACCGCGCTCTATGAGGATATTGATGCCGCTGCGCGTGAGCAATTACTGAATTTCAAACCACCAAAGCCCATTCCTCGCGATGAGGGTGAAAGTATTCCCATGCCTTTTTTGAATTTGGATGAGTTACGCGCGGGGACACTGACCGAAACGGATCCCTGGTCTCGTCAACGTTCAGCGATTGCAGCCGATACTTATGCCTTAAATTTAGAGGACGGTGACACAGTAACGATCCGTATGGCGGCTAATTTCAATGCTTATTTATATTTATTTCAAGATAAAGCCGGAGAAGAATTACTAGCGGCAAATGATGACAGTGCGGTTAATACCACCAATGCGGAAATCGTCTTTACTGCCGACCACAAAGCCACTTATTATCTGGAAGCAACGGCGCATAATCAACGAGAATATGGTGATTATAGCTTAGCCATTCTGAAAGGTGCGATTAATCAACCCCCACAGGCTTATGCCTTGGAATTTGAACAGTCGCAATTAACGGCTCCCGCAACAGTGACGTTTACTGATTTTAGTCACGATCCCGATGGTGATATTGAAGAACGGTGTTGGCAATTTGGCGATGGTTCACCTTTATTTTGTGATACCGAAACTAGCGTAACCCATACCTATGATCAAGCTGGGCGGTACAGCGTGGGTTTAACCATCCGTGATAATGAAGGTGCTTACGCTTACCACAATGAACCGGTCGCGATTAGTTGGACACCACCTGGTCCCGGGGTCGTCTTACCCGTAGGCAATACGATTAGTGGTGAATTAGCTTCGTCTGATCCCCATTCGCGAACGCGTTCTAGTGCCTTTGCGGATCAGTATCGCATCACTTCAGTGACGGCTGGGCAAGAATTAATCATCACGATGTCTTCAGATCAATTTGAGGGTTCTCTATATCTGTATGATGAATTCTATCAACGGTTACATCGAAATGATAATCGGAGTGGTAATCAACAAGTCCAACTTCGTTATACCCCAACTGACGATGGTGATTTATTGCTGGAAGCCACTGCTTTTAAAGATAATACGTTAGGGAAATACGATCTCACTTTAGAATTAGCCTCACCAACTACCCTGCCGCAACTGCTGATTGAATCTTCACCGGCGTTGGATAATCCATTGCAAAATCTGTTTATTGCTCGATTACCCGAAAGTTTTCAAGCTACCTTGTTTCGTTGGCAATTTGGTGACGATAGTCCAGTCGTCAGCACCGATCAAGCTATCGTTTCTCACACCTATTCTAGCGAAGGTAATATGACCGTTACGGTCACTGCCGTTAATGCCAACAATCAATCCGTACAAGGCATTAAGACCTTCATGATTAATAGGCAGTCGGTTGCTCCTCAAGCTTGGTTTCGAGTAACGCCGTTATTTGGAGAAAAACCACTCCGAGTCTTTTTTAATAACGAATCTACTTTTAATCAGTTGCTTGCTAAAGAGCCACTACGTTATTTGTGGGACTTTGGTGATGGCGAAGTGGCTACCGATACCAATCCAGCGCACACTTTTCAACAAGGTGGTACTTATCATGTAATTTTACAAGCTTTTTCTGACCAACAACAAGCCGCTTATAGCGTACCTATTACGGTCATTGATCGCCACAGCATTGATATTCCGATTACCGGTATCGTTCGGGAACGTCCACAAGTCTTATTGGCTGGTTTTGATCCGATGTTAGTGGATGTACTGGATACCGAAGTGAAAATATTTGCGATTGTTAGACCCGGTAGCACCCCATTACAAACAGTACGTTTTATACAAAATGGCAGTGATTTTCAACTGATCATGCAGCAAATCGCGACTTATGCCAATGGTGATCAACATTATGAAACGGTATTCACTTTTCAACCGGGATCTTTTCCGGTACTCACTTTGGGTAATTTATTGGGTGATCAAGTTGGACAATATCGAATTCAAGCCATTGATCAAGCAGGACAATTTCATACCTTTCCTAATTTAGAATTCGGTAATAATCCGCCATTAGCGACCGTACCACAATCGCTTAACATTGAACCGTTACATCAAGTGGGTGTTCGGCGACGGCAGCCACAGGTATTAGCGGCTGGTTTTGATCCCAGTTTACTGTATCTGAATGATACCTTGCCTAATTTGAGTACGGCCAGTGATACTCAAGTTGCGGTTAAAGCGATTGTTCGAGAAGGACTTTTTCCGCTACAAAGTGTGACTTTTCAAACGAACCAAGGTGATTGGCAGTTACCGATGCACCTACAAGAAATATTACCCAACGGCGACAAATTGTATGTTGTCAATTATACTTATCCTAATGATCAATTTGAAAAAGGTACTTTAAGTAATTTGTTTGGCGAGCAGCCTAACCAATTTACCGTCCTCGTCGTTGATCAAGCCCTACAAACTCATCGTTTCCCACAAGTGAAGATAGGTAACTTTTCACACTAA
- a CDS encoding septum site-determining protein MinD: MAKIIVVTSGKGGVGKTTTSAAFATGLALRGHQTVVIDFDVGLRNLDLVMGCERRVVYDFINVINGEGNLNQALIKDKRVESLFILPASQTRDKEALTMKGVAKVMEVLKKRFEYIICDSPAGIEHGAIMAMYFADEALIVTNPEVSSVRDSDRIIGMLSSKTRRAVQNLPPVKEHLLLTRYSSKRVNHGDMLSAQDVQEILAIPLLGVIPESKSVLQASNAGVPVTLDKNSDAGQAYLDVVARFLGEERPQRFIEDKKGFFSRLFGS, encoded by the coding sequence TTGGCTAAGATTATTGTTGTTACCTCAGGTAAAGGTGGAGTCGGTAAAACGACCACCAGTGCTGCTTTTGCCACTGGCTTAGCTTTACGCGGTCATCAAACAGTGGTCATTGATTTTGATGTGGGGTTACGTAACCTCGATCTGGTGATGGGATGTGAACGTCGAGTGGTTTATGATTTTATCAACGTGATTAATGGTGAGGGGAACTTAAATCAAGCCTTAATCAAAGATAAACGGGTGGAGAGCTTATTCATTCTCCCGGCTTCCCAAACTCGAGATAAGGAAGCGTTAACGATGAAAGGCGTTGCTAAAGTAATGGAAGTTCTAAAAAAACGCTTTGAATATATCATTTGTGATTCACCAGCCGGGATTGAACATGGTGCGATTATGGCGATGTATTTTGCGGATGAAGCTTTAATCGTCACCAACCCGGAGGTTTCTTCGGTGCGAGATTCCGACCGGATTATTGGGATGTTATCCAGTAAAACTCGCCGGGCGGTGCAAAATTTACCGCCCGTTAAAGAACATTTATTATTGACTCGTTATTCAAGCAAGCGAGTCAACCATGGTGATATGCTCAGTGCTCAGGATGTACAAGAAATTTTGGCGATTCCACTATTAGGCGTTATACCCGAATCTAAATCGGTATTACAAGCTTCTAATGCCGGTGTTCCAGTCACTTTGGATAAAAATAGTGATGCGGGACAAGCTTATCTTGATGTGGTCGCCCGGTTCCTCGGTGAGGAGCGCCCCCAGCGCTTTATTGAGGACAAAAAGGGCTTTTTCTCCCGCTTATTTGGAAGTTAA